Sequence from the Streptomyces sp. NBC_00440 genome:
GTCGCCTTCCTCGGCTTCACCCACACCAGCCGGTCCGCCTCGGTCCTCATCCACCCGGTGATGGACGCCGGCCACGGCCAGAGTTCGGCCGTCACCGCCGGTCTGATCGTGACCGGACTCGCCACCGCGCTCTTCATCCTCCAGGGCTTCTCGACCGCCGTGTATCTGGCCGAGGAGATGGACAACCCGCGCCGCAACGTCTCCCGCACCGTGCTGTGGACGCTCGGGATCGGCGCGGCCGTCGTCCTGATCCCGGTCGTGGCGATCACGCTCGGCGCCCCGTCCCTCAAGACGCTCGCCGCCGGAAACGTCGCGGGCATGGTGCAGACCTGGAGCAACTCCGGCGTCGGCACCTTCGTCAGCCTCTGCATCGCGCTGGCGATCATCAACGCGGCGATCGTGATGGTGATCCAGAACTCCCGCGTCGTCTACTCCTCGGCACGCGACGCGGCCTGGCCGACCGCCGCCAACCGCGTCCTCTCCCACATCGGCAAGCGCTACAACTCCCCCTGGGCGGCGACGCTGGCCGTCGGCGTCCCCGGAGCGGTGCTGTGCTTCGTCAATCTGGACACGCTGAGCGATGTCACCGGTGTCGCGGTGGCCGCGATGTACGTCTTCGTCGCCCTGGGCGCCCTGGTCTCGCGCCGCGGTGAGCACAAGCACCGGCTGGCCTGGCGTATGCCGCTGTGGCCGGCGATCCCCGCCCTGCTGATCGTCGTCCTGGCCTGGGTGCTGTACCAGCAGAGCGTCAAGAGCCTGGTCATCACCGGTGTCATCGTCGCCGCCGCGGCGCTCTACTGGGCGCTGTACCTCCGGCCCCGGCAGGCCACGCACTGGGTGATCTCCGTTCCCGAGGACGACCTCGCCCCGGCGACGGACAGCGCCCCCGTCCAGCACTGATCCCGCGCCGCGCTGAGGTCCGCACCCCCCTGCGGCCCGCGCCGCGCCCGCTGACGGCCGTATCCCCTGCGGCCGTCAGCGCCGCACCGGCGGAGCCGCGTCCCCCCGCGGCCCCGCCGGTGCGGCACGTTTGAGCGTTTGCGGCACGGGCTAGGTTCGCGTCATGGCCTCTCCGCACGCCGCCCGCGTCCTCGTCGCCTCCAACCGGGGCCCCGTCTCGTACACCCTCCGCGACGACGGTGAACTCACGTCGAAGCGCGGCGGCGGCGGTCTCGTCTCGGGGCTCTCCGCCATCGAGGGGAACGCCGAATCGCTCTGGGTCTGCGCCGCACTCGGTGACGGCGACCGGGCCGCCGTGCGGCGCGGGATCACCGAGGACGGCGTACGGATGCTCGACATCGACCCCGAGGTGCACGCCGACGCCTACAACGGCATCGCCAACTCCGTGCTGTGGTTCATCCACCACATGCTCTACGGGACCCCGCTGGAGCCGGTCTTCGACGCGGAGTTCCGGCGCCAGTGGGACTCGTTCCGTACGTACAACCGGGCCTTCGCCGACGCGCTGGCCGCCGAGGCCGCCGAAGGCGCCGCCGTGCTGGTGCAGGACTACCACCTGTGCCTGGTGCCGGGGATGCTGCGCGAACTCCGCCCCGACCTGCGGATCGCGCACTTCTCGCACACCCCGTGGGCGCCCCCCGAGTACTTCCGGCTGCTGCCCGACGACATCGGCGCGGAGCTGCTGCGCGGCATCCTGGGCGCCGACCGGGCCGGATTCCTGACCCGGCGCTGGGCCGACGCCTTCGTCGCCTGCTGCACCGCGGTCCTCGGCGGCACCGGAGATACAGAGATCGCGGTGCACGGCCTCGGCGCCGACGCGGACTTCCTGCGGACGCGGTCCCACCAGCCCGATGTGGAAGAGCGGATGGCCGCGCTGCGCGAGCGGATCGGCGGCGGCACGGGCGAGGGGCCCGACGGCCGCCGGAAGACGATCGTCCGGGTGGACAGGACCGAGCTGTCCAAGAACATCGTGCGCGGGCTGCTCGCCTACCGGGAGCTGCTCGACACCCGTCCCGAGTGGCACGGCCGGGTGGTGCACATGGCGTTCGCGTACCCCTCGCGGCAGGACCTCGCGGTCTACCGCGACTACATGGCCGAGGTGGAACGCGTCGCCGAGGAGATCAACTCCCGTTACGGGACGGCGGACTGGACCCCGGTCGTGCTCTACCTCAAGGACGACTTCGCCCGCTCGCTCGGCGCCTACCGGCTCGCCGACGTCGCCCTGGTCAACCCGATCCGTGACGGCATGAACCTGGTCGCCAAGGAGGTCCCGGTGGTGTCCGACCACGGGTGCGCGCTGGTGCTCTCCCGGGAGGCCGGGGCGTACGAGGAGCTGGGGCGCGACGCGATCACCGTGAACCCGTACGACGTGAGCGCCACAGCCGCCGCGCTGCACGAGGCACTCACCCTGCCGGACGGCGAACGGGCCGAGCGCAGCAAGCGGCTGGCCGCCGCGGCGACCGCGCTGCCGCCGCAGCAGTGGTTCCTGGACCAGCTGAACGCCCTGGCCCCGGCCGCCGGGACACGGTGACAGGACTGCCAGGGCTTACCCCGTGATGGCGCGGGCGAGGGCCGCGAGCAGGCCGGCCACCGCGCCGGGTCCCGGCACCACCAGGTCGGCCCGCGCGGCCAGTTCGGGCACCTCGTCGCCGCCGCTGCACACCAGCAGCCCGAACACGCCCTGTGTGCGGAGCTCGTCCACGGCGTCGTAGGCGGGCAGGTCCCCGAGGTCGTCCCCGGCGTAGAGGACGGCCGCGGCGCCCGTCTCGCGTACGTACGCGGTCAGCGCCACGCCCTTGTCGACGCCCGGCGGGCGCAGCTCAAGGACCAGCCGGCCGGGCTCCACGATCAGGCCGTGCTGTGCGGCGAGCCGGGCCAGCGGGGCGCGCAGGGCCTCGAAGGCGGCTTCGGGGTCGGCGGCGCGGCGGGTGTGGACCGCCACGGCCCGGCCGCCCTTCTCCTCGATCCAGGTGCCGCGTCCGGCGCCCTCCGTGTCGAGCAGTCCGGGGAGTTCGGCGCGGGCCGCCGCGACACCGGGGTGCGGGGCGGGGGCGTCGACCGTACCGGTGGCCGCGTCCCAGCGCTCCGCGCCGTAGTGGCCGAGCACGACCAGGTGCTCCAGACCGGGGACGCCGGCGAACCCCCCGTACCGCACGGCCAATTCGGCCGGGCGCCCGGTGACGACCGCGACGGAGGCGACCTCCGGCGCGAGCGCGACGAGTGCGGGGACGGCGTCCGGGTGGGCGCGGGCCTGTTCCGGGTCGGGGACGATGTCGGCGAGCGTGCCGTCGAAGTCGAGGGCCACGACGGCTTTCCGGGGTCCGGCCAGCAAA
This genomic interval carries:
- a CDS encoding alpha,alpha-trehalose-phosphate synthase (UDP-forming) gives rise to the protein MASPHAARVLVASNRGPVSYTLRDDGELTSKRGGGGLVSGLSAIEGNAESLWVCAALGDGDRAAVRRGITEDGVRMLDIDPEVHADAYNGIANSVLWFIHHMLYGTPLEPVFDAEFRRQWDSFRTYNRAFADALAAEAAEGAAVLVQDYHLCLVPGMLRELRPDLRIAHFSHTPWAPPEYFRLLPDDIGAELLRGILGADRAGFLTRRWADAFVACCTAVLGGTGDTEIAVHGLGADADFLRTRSHQPDVEERMAALRERIGGGTGEGPDGRRKTIVRVDRTELSKNIVRGLLAYRELLDTRPEWHGRVVHMAFAYPSRQDLAVYRDYMAEVERVAEEINSRYGTADWTPVVLYLKDDFARSLGAYRLADVALVNPIRDGMNLVAKEVPVVSDHGCALVLSREAGAYEELGRDAITVNPYDVSATAAALHEALTLPDGERAERSKRLAAAATALPPQQWFLDQLNALAPAAGTR
- the otsB gene encoding trehalose-phosphatase, yielding MGSSPNTLPTPATAAGRDGLAALLAGPRKAVVALDFDGTLADIVPDPEQARAHPDAVPALVALAPEVASVAVVTGRPAELAVRYGGFAGVPGLEHLVVLGHYGAERWDAATGTVDAPAPHPGVAAARAELPGLLDTEGAGRGTWIEEKGGRAVAVHTRRAADPEAAFEALRAPLARLAAQHGLIVEPGRLVLELRPPGVDKGVALTAYVRETGAAAVLYAGDDLGDLPAYDAVDELRTQGVFGLLVCSGGDEVPELAARADLVVPGPGAVAGLLAALARAITG
- a CDS encoding APC family permease produces the protein MTPTPDTNVAAPPGKPEADTRAAKAGEAPTLTRSIGVVGGTLLTLSCLTPASSLFVIVPDSFATLGTGTALTIAIAGLLCIGVAFTYSELGTLIPSSGGEYAMVGTLMGRLAGWLVFVLSLIVVMIVPPIIALGTADYLAPIVHLNPQYTAAGVMLLATAMGLLDLRANAWITGIFLVLEVVACAVVAFLGFTHTSRSASVLIHPVMDAGHGQSSAVTAGLIVTGLATALFILQGFSTAVYLAEEMDNPRRNVSRTVLWTLGIGAAVVLIPVVAITLGAPSLKTLAAGNVAGMVQTWSNSGVGTFVSLCIALAIINAAIVMVIQNSRVVYSSARDAAWPTAANRVLSHIGKRYNSPWAATLAVGVPGAVLCFVNLDTLSDVTGVAVAAMYVFVALGALVSRRGEHKHRLAWRMPLWPAIPALLIVVLAWVLYQQSVKSLVITGVIVAAAALYWALYLRPRQATHWVISVPEDDLAPATDSAPVQH